The Coccidioides posadasii str. Silveira chromosome 3, complete sequence genome contains a region encoding:
- the MDR1_1 gene encoding GTPase-activating protein (EggNog:ENOG410PFN7~COG:Q~TransMembrane:13 (o517-537i544-563o612-632i639-661o667-689i774-791o1193-1213i1225-1244o1278-1296i1308-1331o1337-1355i1367-1386o1462-1481i)~BUSCO:245at33183) — protein sequence MSNNSVTSKASAHSAEHDDRRGSPSQTRTDHPEDVTGGDRPTYEAIRTFSSSDSGPDNAQLASALSRSVSHQGGYGGQVERRDTLAGIEIGDPVLDPTKPEFDFYKWARMFMKLMEDDGIKRPRTGVTWKDLNVSGSGAAMHYQNTVLSPIMAPFRLREYFGKKSEKLILRNFNGVLKAGEMLIVLGRPGSGCSTFLKTISGELQGLKKGEGSVVHYNGVPQDIFNKEFRGEATYSAEDEKHFPHLTVGQTLEFAAAARTPSLRVMGVPRKVFSQHITKVVMTIYGLNHTRNTKVGDDYVRGVSGGERKRVSIAEISLAGSQVVCWDNSTRGLDAATALEFTRALKIGSHVGGMTQLLAIYQASQAIYDLFDKAIVLYEGRQIYFGPAKTAKKYFEDMGWFCPQRQTTGDFLTSVTNPQERKPRKGFETKVPRTAQEFEHYWLQSETFKQLQAEIEESDIDHPDLGEILAEQREAHRQAQAKYVPKKSPYTISIFMQLKLCMKRAYQRIWGDKASTIAVIISQVVMSLIIGSIFFGTPNTTNSFFAKGSILFFAILLNGLMSITEINGRTDIPLYKSTDMGTDVQRPIVAKHVGFAFYHAYAEALAGLVADIPIKFIIATVFNIILYFLGGLRREPSQFFIFFLFTFMTMLTMSAIFRTLAAATKTVSQALAFAGVMILAIVIYTGFTIQRSYMHPWFKWISWINPVAYGFESILVNEVHGQRYECAVPVPPYGTGNNFECAVAGAVPGERTVSGDSWVESAYGYSYAHIWRNLGILFGFMFFFYALYLFATEFNLSTLSAAEYLIFQRGYVPKHLTNHYDEEKDASGLQQDVNIRPEESPIEETVHAIPPQKDVFTWRNVVYDISIKGEPRRLLDNVSGWVRPGTLTALMGVSGAGKTTLLDALAQRTTMGVITGDMLVNGKPLDMSFQRKTGYVQQQDLHLETTTVREALRFSAMLRQPKSVSKAEKYAYVEDVIDMLNMRDFSEAVVGNPGEGLNVEQRKLLTIGVELAAKPALLLFLDEPTSGLDSQSSWSIITFLRKLADNGQAVLSTIHQPSAILFQQFDRLLFLAKGGKTVYFGDIGENSRTLLDYFERNGAEPCGSNDNPAEYMLDVVGAGPSGKSEQDWPTIWNESEEARRVQEEIDRINAEKEKDESLQEPTETPREFAMPFTSQVYYVTIRVFQQYWRTPTYIWGKLLLGIMAAVFIGFSFYMQNASIAGLQNTLFAIFMLTTIFSTLVQQIMPRFVTQRSLFEVRERPSRAYSWQAFLLANVMVEIPYQIFLGVIVWAALYYPVFGVHQSSERQGLFVIFSVQFFIFGSTFAQMVIAGLPDAETAGNIATTLFSLMLTFNGVLQSPRALPGFWVFMWRVSPLTYTVGGLAATVLHERVVRCAENELAVFDPPDGATCGQYLERFFALGAPGRLNNPFATQGCEYCPLSSGDQFLAESEIFWNQRWRNFGIGWGYIGFNVFATVVLYYLFRVRKSSGKTSPKKWLSLAKYYAVTIAYWVRSIFARRSEKTPRGKEHICDKIY from the exons ATGAGCAACAATTCTGTCACTTCCAAGGCTTCCGCTCATTCAGCCGAACATGATGACCGTCGTGGATCTCCCTCACAGACACGTACCGATCATCCAGAGGACGTTACGGGAGGTGACCGTCCAACCTACGAAGCTATAAGGACATTCTCTTCGTCTGATTCTGGGCCCGACAATGCCCAGCTTGCCTCCGCACTTTCACGGTCAGTCAGCCATCAAGGCGGCTACGGTGGGCAGGTGGAACGGCGTGACACCTTAGCGGGAATTGAGATCGGAGATCCAGTCTTAGATCCGACGAAGCCCGAGTTCGACTTCTACAAATGGGCGCGGATGTTCATGAAATTGATGGAAGATGATGGGATAAAGCGTCCGCGAACAGGGGTGACATGGAAGGATCTGAATGTTTCGGGTTCCGGGGCTGCTATGCACTACCAGAATACGGTTCTTTCCCCGATAATGGCGCCGTTTCGATTGCGAGAATACTTTGGCAAGAAATCGGAGAAGTTGATATTACGGAATTTCAATGGTGTTCTGAAAGCAGGAGAAATGCTGATCGTGCTGGGACGACCAGGCAGTGGATGCTCCACATTCCTGAAGACCATTAGTGGGGAGCTACAAGGGCTTAAGAAGGGGGAAGGTTCCGTCGTTCATTACAATGGAGTACCCCAAGATATTTTTAACAAGGAGTTTCGCGGCGAGGCAACTTATAGTGCTGAAGATGAGAAACACTTCCCTCATTTAACTGTGGGCCAGACACTGGAGTTTGCCGCAGCGGCACGAACCCCATCACTCAGAGTCATGGGCGTTCCTAGGAAAGTATTCTCGCAACATATCACCAAAGTGGTGATGACCATTTATGGGCTGAACCATACAAGGAATACCAAAGTCGGGGATGATTACGTCCGTGGTGTAAGTGGAGGAGAACGAAAACGAGTTAGCATTGCGGAGATATCACTTGCTGGGTCACAGGTTGTGTGCTGGGATAACTCGACCAGAGGCCTTGATGCAGCAACAGCGCTCGAATTCACTCGCGCCTTGAAAATAGGTTCCCATGTTGGAGGAATGACCCAGCTTCTTGCCATTTACCAAGCCAGTCAGGCCATATATGATCTTTTTGATAAAGCGATTGTACTATACGAAGGCCGACAGATTTATTTCGGTCCCGCAAAGACGGCGAAGAAGTATTTCGAAGATATGGGATGGTTCTGCCCGCAAAGACAGACGACAGGTGACTTCCTGACATCTGTTACCAATCCTCAAGAGCGAAAACCTAGGAAAGGTTTTGAAACCAAAGTCCCTCGAACAGCGCAGGAATTCGAACACTACTGGCTTCAATCCGAGACTTTCAAGCAGTTGCAGGCAGAAATAGAAGAGAGCGATATAGACCATCCGGATTTGGGCGAAATTTTAGCTGAACAACGCGAAGCTCATCGTCAAGCGCAGGCGAAATATGTCCCGAAGAAATCTCCTTATACCATCAGCATTTTTATGCAACTAAAGCTATGCATGAAACGCGCTTACCAGCGCATATGGGGTGATAAAGCCTCGACAATCGCCGTCATTATCAGCCAGGTTGTTATGTCGCTGATTATAGGGTCAATTTTCTTCGGGACTCCGAATACTACGAATAGCTTTTTCGCGAAAGGTTCAATATTGTTTTTTGCTATTCTTCTAAATGGCTTGATGTCTATTACCGAAATCAACGG ACGTACCGATATTCCTCTTTATAAGTCTACTGACATGGGAACAGATGTTCAACGGCCAATTGTTGCGAAACATGTTGGTTTTGCTTTTTATCATGCCTACGCGGAGGCTCTGGCAGGTCTAGTCGCCGACATTCCTATCAAATTCATAATAGCTACAGTATTCAACATTATCCTCTACTTCCTGGGCGGATTAAGAAGGGAGCCGTCGCAATTCTtcatcttttttcttttcacaTTTATGACCATGCTGACCATGTCAGCCATTTTTCGCACACTTGCCGCTGCGACAAAAACTGTGTCTCAAGCGCTGGCGTTTGCCGGAGTCATGATTCTCGCCATTGTAATATACACAGGGTTTACAATCCAAAGATCTTATAT GCATCCTTGGTTTAAGTGGATCAGCTGGATTAATCCAGTTGCTTATGGTTTTGAGTCCATCCTTGTCAATGAAGTACATGGTCAGCGATACGAGTGTGCCGTCCCAGTACCACCATATGGAACCGGGAATAACTTTGAATGTGCCGTTGCTGGTGCTGTCCCTGGCGAACGAACTGTTTCCGGAGATAGCTGGGTCGAGTCAGCCTACGGCTACAGCTACGCGCACATCTGGAGAAATCTGGGGATCCTCTTTGGGTTCATGTTCTTCTTTTATGCCTTATATTTATTTGCCACTGAGTTTAACCTGTCAACTttatcagctgctgaataTCTCATCTTCCAACGGGGTTATGTGCCTAAGCATCTTACTAATCACTATGATGAGGAAAAGGATGCCAGCGGACTTCAGCAGGATGTGAATATACGCCCCGAAGAGAGCCCTATCGAAGAAACTGTTCATGCCATTCCTCCCCAAAAGGACGTTTTCACTTGGAGAAATGTTGTATACGACATAAGCATTAAAGGCGAACCGCGACGGTTGCTGGACAATGTCTCTGGTTGGGTAAGACCTGGGACTCTGACCGCACTCATGGGTGTGTCGGGTGCAGGGAAAACCACTTTATTGGACGCGCTCGCGCAAAGAACCACCATGGGTGTCATCACTGGAGATATGCTTGTGAATGGCAAACCTTTGGATATGTCTTTCCAGCGAAAAACAGGGTATGTTCAACAGCAGGATTTGCATTTAGAGACAACCACCGTCCGCGAAGCGCTTCGGTTTTCCGCAATGTTGCGCCAACCAAAATCGGTTTCAAAGGCAGAGAAATATGCATACGTGGAGGATGTTATTGATATGCTGAATATGCGAGACTTTAGTGAAGCCGTCGTTGGAAATCCGGGTGAAGGCCTCAATGTGGAGCAGCGTAAGCTTCTTACTATTGGTGTCGAACTGGCCGCTAAGCCGGctcttctcttatttttGGACGAACCCACCTCAGGTTTGGACTCGCAAAGCTCGTGGTCTATTATCACATTCCTACGAAAGCTGGCAGATAATGGGCAGGCGGTGCTGTCGACCATCCATCAACCTTCAGCAATCCTTTTCCAGCAATTCGATCGACTTCTATTCCTCGCAAAAGGTGGAAAGACAGTATATTTTGGTGACATCGGAGAAAATTCTCGGACTCTTCTTGATTACTTTGAGAGGAACGGTGCTGAGCCTTGCGGGTCAAACGATAATCCAGCAGAATATATGTTAGACGTCGTTGGGGCAGGTCCAAGCGGTAAATCAGAGCAGGACTGGCCGACTATATGGAATGAAAGCGAAGAGGCCCGAAGAGTTCAAGAGGAGATAGACCGTATAAATgctgagaaagagaaagatgaATCTCTTCAAGAGCCAACAGAGACACCGCGTGAGTTCGCAATGCCTTTCACGTCCCAGGTTTACTATGTCACTATCCGTGTTTTCCAGCAGTACTGGAGAACACCAACATATATTTGGGGGAAACTGCTCCTGGGTATCATGGCGGCAGTGTTTAT CGGATTctctttctatatgcaaAACGCGTCAATAGCTGGTCTCCAAAATACTCTATTTGCTATTTTTATGCTTACCACAATCTTTAGCACGCTTGTCCAGCAA ATCATGCCACGGTTCGTAACCCAGCGCAGCCTCTTCGAAGTTCGTGAGCGCCCATCGCGTGCATATAGTTGGCAAGCGTTCCTCCTAGCGAACGTCATGGTTGAAATTCCTTACCAAATATTCCTCGGTGTCATCGTCTGGGCCGCTCTTTATTACCCCGTGTTTGGTGTCCATCAATCATCAGAACGCCAGGGGTTGTTTGTTATCTTTTCTGTCCAATTCTTCATTTTCGGCTCTACATTTGCTCAGATGGTCATTGCGGGGCTACCCGATGCCGAAACGGCCGGAAACATCGCCACAACGCTTTTCAGTTTGATGCTCACATTCAACGGTGTGCTTCAAAGTCCCAGGGCACTTCCCGGGTTTTGGGTTTTCATGTGGCGTGTTTCTCCGCTCACCTACACCGTTGGCGGCCTAGCTGCAACAGTTCTCCATGAACGCGTTGTCCGTTGCGCGGAAAATGAACTCGCCGTTTTTGATCCGCCTGATGGGGCCACCTGCGGCCAATatcttgaaagatttttTGCTCTCGGTGCACCGGGCAGGCTTAACAATCCTTTCGCCACACAGGGATGTGAATACTGTCCATTATCTTCTGGTGATCAGTTCCTTGCTGAGTCTGAGATATTCTGGAATCAGCGGTGGCGGAACTTTGGCATCGGATGGGGATACATCGGGTTTAATGTGTTCGCAACGGTGGTTTTGTACTATCTGTTCCGAGTCAGGAAATCCTCTGGGAAAACCAGCCCCAAGAAATGGTTGAGTCTGGCGAAATACTATGCGGTTACAATAGCATATTGGGTGAGGAGCATCTTTGCAAGGAGAAGCGAAAAGACGCCGAGGGGAAAAGAGCATATTTGTGACAAAATTTACTGA
- a CDS encoding uncharacterized protein (EggNog:ENOG410PMJM~COG:G~TransMembrane:1 (o414-433i)): MNILVAPSGFKESLDPHAAADCIKAGILRVVPDAKVRKVPLFDGGEGFAHALVASTGGEHKRLNVTGPVMEKVDAYYGFLGGPQPRTAVIEIAEAAGLRLVPKERRNPANTTTYGVGELINAALNEGADRILIGCGDSGTSDGGVGMCQALGARFFDKEGYELPPATGGGALGNLARIDLSGVHPRLKQARVDVLCNWKNVLCGPNGVARVYGPQKGATADQVDQLSLALETYAAIVKRAIGIDVGTIPGGGASGGLGAGLVLMGATLRPRFEAIIEYFGIEKLFDECDLIFTAEGGIDYQTPQGKIPGEVALRAKRRGLPVVAIAGTIGTGAAVNYDAGIDAFTSIIQGPTSLEDAVAHAPKLLSESAESAMRMVMIGHRLAKVDDKPKGRDRALQWISQGGDSFQLQIPGPIFKFLLIFMSFYLLFSRALFAREH, from the coding sequence ATGAATATCCTTGTGGCACCAAGTGGTTTCAAAGAGAGCCTCGACCCTCATGCCGCCGCAGATTGTATCAAAGCCGGGATCTTGCGCGTCGTGCCAGATGCAAAGGTCCGAAAGGTACCACTATTCGATGGAGGTGAAGGGTTTGCTCATGCTCTTGTGGCATCAACTGGTGGCGAGCATAAACGATTGAATGTCACCGGTCCAGTAATGGAAAAGGTGGACGCGTACTATGGGTTCCTCGGAGGCCCACAGCCAAGAACCGCAGTAATAGAGATTGCTGAAGCCGCTGGACTCCGCTTGGTACCCAAAGAGAGACGAAACCCAGCCAATACGACAACATACGGAGTGGGAGAACTGATAAACGCTGCGTTAAACGAAGGCGCAGACCGGATCCTCATCGGCTGCGGGGACTCTGGAACAAGCGACGGCGGGGTGGGCATGTGCCAAGCGCTTGGAGCGCGGTTTTTTGACAAAGAAGGATACGAACTGCCTCCAGCCACCGGTGGAGGGGCGCTTGGTAATCTCGCCAGAATTGACCTCTCAGGAGTCCATCCTCGACTCAAGCAGGCGCGAGTCGATGTTCTCTGCAATTGGAAGAACGTACTGTGCGGGCCCAACGGCGTTGCAAGGGTCTATGGCCCGCAAAAAGGTGCGACAGCAGACCAAGTCGACCAGCTTTCCTTGGCATTGGAAACCTACGCAGCCATAGTAAAGCGCGCGATAGGAATAGACGTGGGCACAATACCTGGTGGCGGTGCTTCCGGTGGACTTGGGGCTGGCTTAGTGTTAATGGGGGCGACCTTGCGACCCAGGTTCGAGGCAATCATTGAATATTTTGGAATAGAAAAGTTGTTTGATGAATGCGACCTGATATTCACTGCCGAGGGTGGGATCGATTACCAAACTCCCCAGGGAAAAATACCAGGAGAAGTGGCACTCCGCGCAAAACGCCGTGGCCTTCCTGTGGTTGCTATTGCCGGAACGATCGGGACAGGTGCCGCGGTCAATTACGACGCAGGAATAGATGCTTTTACCAGCATTATCCAGGGTCCGACAAGCCTCGAGGATGCAGTGGCGCATGCCCCGAAGCTCCTGAGTGAGAGTGCCGAGTCCGCTATGCGGATGGTTATGATCGGACACCGGCTCGCGAAAGTGGACGACAAGCCGAAAGGACGCGATAGAGCCCTCCAGTGGATATCTCAGGGGGGAGATAGCTTCCAACTGCAGATTCCAGGGCCTATCTTTAAATTCTTGCTTATCTTCATGTCATTCTATCTGCTTTTTTCACGGGCGTTATTCGCAAGAGAGCATTGA
- a CDS encoding uncharacterized protein (EggNog:ENOG410PVPW~COG:G~TransMembrane:11 (o76-100i112-129o135-156i200-223o229-249i314-331o337-360i400-421o427-450i462-483o495-516i)) has protein sequence MLSRDIEPDPKPWESSPMDKNAAVEQGSIKNPSDGEQTGSDQEESKEDENLVTWDGPDDPANPLNWARSKKWICTWIIATFAFISPLSSTMLAPALPTIAKEFKISSSMEEALVMSIFLLAYAIGPFLLGPLSEIYGRVVVLQTANMVYLIFNTLCGISRSKQQILAFRFLSGLGGSAPQTLNGGMLSDCWRAEERGKAIAIYSFAPFIGPVVGPIAAGYIAQNTSWRWIFWATSIFDAVVQILAFIFLSETYAPKILATKAKKLRRETGNEKLRTKWETPDRSLFQILRKNLSRPFIMLFTQPAIQVLGLYRAYLYGLMYLVLATFPLVWEQAYKFSLGIASLHYISLGIGFVIGLQICAPLNDRVRSSPVSYYLSPINQTQAYCALKKRYSHPGRPEFRIPLMIPAGLLVPIGIFLYGWSTHYRTHWIIPDIGCAIFAMGLIIGFQCVQSYVVDSYPRYAASATGAVAFLRTMAGFGFPLFGSQLYETLGLGWGNSLLGFISLTLGIFAPWGLWHYGEKLRAISGYCSG, from the exons ATGCTCTCGCGCGACATAGAGCCGGACCCGAAGCCCTGGGAATCTTCTCCCATGGACAAGAATGCAGCAGTCGAGCAGGGTTCAATTAAGAACCCATCAGATGGCGAGCAGACAGGAAGTGACCAGGAAGaatctaaagaagatgagaattTG GTCACCTGGGACGGTCCAGACGACCCTGCAAACCCCTTGAATTGGGCTCGATCGAAGAAATGGATCTGTACATGGATCATTGCCACCtttgcttttatttctcCGCTCTCTTCAACCATGCTTGCACCAGCACTGCCAACCATCGCAAAAGAATTCAAGATTTCTAGTTCCATGGAGGAGGCTCTGGTCATGTCAATCTTCCTTCTTGCATACGCGATTGGCCCGTTCCTTCTAGGTCCTCTATCCGAAATCTATGGCCGTGTGGTCGTTTTGCAGACCGCGAACATGGTGTATCTAATATTCAACACTCTCTGTGGTATTTCACGTTCGAAGCAGCAGATTCTTGCATTTAGATTCTTGAGCGGTTTGGGAGGGAGTGCGCCTCAAACG CTTAACGGAGGTATGCTAAGTGATTGTTGGCGCGCAGAGGAGCGAGGCAAGGCTATTGCAATATATAGCTTTGCGCCATTCATCGGACCGGTTGTCGGTCCCATCG CCGCCGGCTACATCGCACAGAACACTTCATGGCGCTGGATTTTCTGGGCTACATCGATTTTTGATGCGGTTGTCCAGATATTGGCGTTTATATTCCTTAGTGAAACTTACGCACCAAAGATTCTGGCGACAAAAGCGAAAAAGCTGCGCCGGGAAACGGGGAATGAAAAGTTACGCACGAAATGGGAGACTCCTGACCGGTCGCTTTTCCAAATTCTGCGCAAGAACTTGTCGAGGCCGTTTATTATGCTCTTTACGCAGCCAGCCATTCAGGTTCTCGGGCTTTACAGAGCGTACCTTTATGGGCTGATGTATCTCGT CTTGGCTACGTTCCCGCTTGTATGGGAGCAAGCATATAAGTTTTCCCTCGGAATAGCGAGTTTGCACTATATCTCCCTTGGAATCGGTTTTGTTATCGGATTACAGATATGTGCTCCTCTCAACGATAGGGTAAGGTCCTCCCCAGTTTCGTATTATCTTTCCCCCATTAACCAAACCCAGGCGTACTGTGCCCTTAAGAAGCGTTACTCTCACCCGGGGCGGCCAGAGTTCCGCATTCCTCTCATGATTCCCGCCGGCCTTCTTGTCCCTATCGGTATTTTTCTATATGGGTGGAGCACTCACTATCGCACCCACTGGATCATTCCAGACATTGGCTGCGCTATATTCGCCATGGGCTTGATCATAGGATTTCAGTGCGTCCAGTCTTACGTCGTCGATTCCTACCCTCGCTATGCAGCTAGTGCAACTGGTGCTGTCGCATTTTTGAGAACGATGGCAGGGTTTGGATTTCCCCTATTTGGCAGCCAGCTGTACGAGACACTAGGACTCGGATGGGGGAATAGTCTGCTTGGATTTATTTCTCTTACATTGGGAATTTTCGCGCCGTGGGGTCTATGGCATTATGGGGAGAAGTTGAGGGCAATAAGTGGGTATTGCTCTGGATGA
- a CDS encoding uncharacterized protein (SECRETED:SignalP(1-19)~EggNog:ENOG410PJEI~COG:S~BUSCO:12956at33183), which yields MHLASILTCLLAATVSVSASPGSERTQKRPSLAVPRCPRKATASFDKSVPEMKAFPNTQVDLCWEPTAFQFTFKAFDETNFYFDPKHRTNDDIWKYEVMEAFIYHGTNDPQTYFEFEVSPNNVTYQTFVYNPSKVRKEGAPFDHFFVSDPAADGFTSITTLDRKAQTWVSEVKIPLALFNVDRPRLSRWRMNFFRTVTSPATYPNQELGAWNSPDVASFHVTPFFGDVILV from the coding sequence ATGCACTTGGCTTCTATCTTAACGTGCCTACTGGCAGCGACCGTCTCTGTCTCAGCAAGCCCAGGCAGTGAAAGAACCCAAAAACGGCCTTCTCTCGCGGTCCCGAGGTGCCCCAGAAAAGCCACAGCCTCGTTTGACAAGTCCGTCCCCGAAATGAAGGCCTTCCCCAACACCCAGGTCGACCTTTGCTGGGAGCCGACAGCATTCCAGTTCACCTTCAAGGCCTTCGATGAGACTAACTTCTACTTCGACCCCAAGCACCGCACAAACGACGACATCTGGAAATACGAGGTCATGGAAGCCTTCATCTACCACGGCACGAACGATCCACAGACCTACTTCGAGTTTGAAGTTAGTCCGAACAATGTCACCTACCAGACTTTCGTATACAATCCGTCCAAGGTGCGTAAGGAGGGTGCGCCTTTTGATCACTTTTTTGTGAGCGACCCTGCTGCCGATGGATTCACGTCTATCACGACCCTGGACCGCAAGGCCCAGACTTGGGTGTCGGAAGTCAAAATTCCTCTGGCGTTGTTCAATGTCGATCGGCCTCGCCTTTCTCGATGGAGAATGAACTTCTTCCGCACCGTCACTTCTCCGGCCACCTATCCGAATCAGGAGCTGGGAGCGTGGAATTCACCTGACGTAGCCAGCTTCCACGTAACGCCCTTCTTTGGCGATGTTATTCTTGTTTAG
- a CDS encoding uncharacterized protein (EggNog:ENOG410Q58Q): protein MPEETFKVNSTFFKAPPEIQPGYFYRIYTARGSYKYLHADDPTPRGPDSKGENLDFKAIPKGNWIVGSLQPSRKSQGKFSLGATSTTPLKGIERTWHQKRVDIQDLQESRYVHLDEDEDLIFDNLWRLYSMPHIHQDRAIGKAISVPHVAYFAYFPDVVKLLQRESDMYRTIQGQGIGDEFLGYITESQSRIIGILVGCKGSESDFDQDIPGAEDIGACQSSFWIRNNKTTISSFATCVRDANVQAMEREMKSVERAFADPLDVRNLSKELREQVEAIFRRHGALHQVVIFQAFKNGIITVTAQDHKTLLAESLVRCVETL, encoded by the exons ATGCCCGAAGAAACTTTCAAAGTCAACAGCACATTCTTCAAAGCTCCCCCGGAGATACAGCCTGGGTATTTTTATAGAATCTATACAGCCCGCGGATCTTACAAATACCTTCACGCAGACGATCCTACGCCCCGTGGGCCCGATTCAAAAGGCGAGAATCTGGATTTCAAGGCCATCCCCAAGGGCAATTGGATCGTGGGCAGCCTCCAGCCCAGCCGGAAGAGCCAGGGAAAGTTCAGCCTGGGTGCGACCAGCACAACGCCGCTCAAGGGGATCGAGAGAACCTGGCATCAAAAAAGGGTTGACATCCAAGATTTGCAGGAGTCCAGGTATGTTCACCttgatgaggatgaagatcTTATATTTGATAATCTCTGGCGCCTCTACTCGATGCCTCATATCCATCAGGACAGAGCTATCGGCAAAGCCATTTCTGTTCCACATGTTGCGTACTTTGCATACTTCCCCGATGTTGTGAAGTTGCTTCAGCGGGAGTCAGATATGTACCGGACCATCCAAGGGCAGGGTATCGGGGATGAGTTTCTGGGTTACATCACAGAGAGTCAGAGCAGGATCATTGGGATTCTTGTTGGATGCAAAGGATCCGAATCCGACTTTGATCAGGATATACCGGGGGCAGAGGACATTGGAGCATGCCAGTCG TCATTCTGGATCCGCAACAACAAAACCACCATCAGCAGCTTTGCCACTTGCGTTCGGGATGCAAATGTCCAGGCTATGGAACGCGAGATGAAGAGCGTCGAGCGTGCGTTCGCGGACCCATTGGACGTGAGGAATTTGAGCAAGGAGTTGAGAGAACAAGTTGAAGCTATTTTTCGGCGGCACGGCGCGCTGCACCAAGTTGTTATTTTCCAGGCGTTCAAGAACGGGATTATCACAGTTACGGCACAGGACCATAAGACACTCCTGGCAGAAAGCCTAGTGCGATGTGTTGAAACACTTTGA